Proteins encoded together in one Zonotrichia leucophrys gambelii isolate GWCS_2022_RI chromosome 1, RI_Zleu_2.0, whole genome shotgun sequence window:
- the CCDC82 gene encoding coiled-coil domain-containing protein 82 encodes MGVKTAVKRYETRNKKEVASPRSRVDWRRTRRALILPDSNDESSAASEEEEESASSESEIDEKDPAAVERSPSDRQEKDPSGEVAEDGDDECVVPGKRKRLSASVMYDSDGSEGSDILVRKVSSKRRCIMDDDESCEQQPDKTCPTENASASRKQKVLAKLKELVRQSTARRSCSSASCEDSNGEAIEEEPFCQLPLTPSEGSETDGDSMKDFIVEEEENDDGDDIDNTEHVKNENQPHQKQPNPSNSELLAHYIPQLSRCDHYVHFKRIVKAFLINAIDDTFLSSLYDGTRQKKYAQEMLLSLHYLDDRFIQPRLENLICRSRWKDRYKERVDCYPDVRISLQNAQNMSCQACELKRWCKFSVLLSGRLYNSKTLEVDDFMSGDKQVLKVGTVCANRTRVYHNLKHFKYKLYMDCSSIVELDGVEDEPVKDTVERLFSHLEETEWIQKRYNDLEDYLEDADNFQEEKID; translated from the exons ATGGGTGTAAAAACAGCTGTCAAAAGGTACGAAAcaagaaataagaaagaagtGGCATCACCCAGATCGCGAGTGGATTGGAGACGCACTAGAAGGGCGCTCATTCTGCCGGACAGCAATGACGAATCCTCAGCCGcctctgaggaggaggaggagtctGCCTCATCCGAAAGCGAAATCGATGAGAAAGATCCGGCGGCTGTGGAGCGCAGCCCTTCGGATCGGCAGGAGAAAGACCCCAGCGGGGAGGTAGCAGAAGATGGTGACGATGAGTGCGTTGTGCCTGGGAAGCGCAAGAGGCTGAGCGCCTCTGTCATGTACGACAGCGATGGAAGCGAGGGCAGTGACATACTTGTTAGAAAGGTTTCTTCCAAACGCCGCTGTATAATGGATGACGATGAGAGCTGCGAGCAGCAGCCTGATAAAACATGCCCTACAGAGAATGCTTCTGCTAGCAGGAAACAGAAAGTGCTCGCAAAATTGAAGGAGCTTGTAAGACAAAGCACAGCGCGGAGGTCCTGCAGCAGTGCAAGTTGTGAG gaTTCTAATGGTGAAGCAATAGAAGAGGAACCATTCTGTCAGTTGCCCCTCACACCATCAGAAGGCAGTGAAACTGATGGTGACAGCATGAAAGATTTTATAGTAGAGGAAGAGGAAAACGATGATGGTGATGACATTGACAACACAGAGCATGTGAAGAATGAAAATCAGCCACATCAAAAGCAACCAAATCCATCAAACAGCGAGCTGCTGGCACACTACATCCCACAGT TATCTCGCTGTGATCATTATGTACACTTCAAAAGAATAGTAAAGGCTTTCCTCATAAATGCAATTGATGACACTTTTCTGAGCTCATTATATG ATGGAACAAGACAGAAGAAGTATGCACAGGAGATGCTGCTCTCACTGCATTATTTGGATGACCGCTTCATTCAGCCTCGCCTGGAGAACTTGATCTGTAGAAGTCGCTGGAAGGATCGATACAAG GAGCGTGTGGATTGTTACCCAGATGTTCGCATAAGCTTGCAAAATGCACAGAATATGTCTTGTCAGGCCTGTGAGCTGAAGCGGTGGTGCAAGTTCAGTGTACTGCTCTCTGGAAGGCTTTATAATAGTAAAACTTTGGAAGTGGATGACTTCATGTCAGGTGATAAACAG GTTTTGAAGGTTGGTACGGTGTGTGCAAATCGTACAAGAGTTTATCACAACTTGAAACACTTCAAGTACAAGTTATACATGGATTGCAGCTCCATTGTGGAATTGGATGGTGTTGAGGATGAACCAGTCAAAGACACTGTGGAGCGGCTTTTCAGCCACTTGGAAGAGACTGAGTGGATTCAGAAG AGATACAATGATCTTGAAGATTACCTGGAAGATGCAGACAATTTCCAAGAAGAGAAAATTGATTAA